From the Anopheles merus strain MAF chromosome 2L, AmerM5.1, whole genome shotgun sequence genome, the window CATCATTATTGAAAGACGTTCCATAATACAAACAGCCTTAATGGCCGGCACGCCAATGTAGATAAATATCGATGTAGCGGAAgatgtaaatatttaaaaggGAAGTTTTACCCTTAACTTTTTAAATACACTTTATagttaatacaaaaaaaataatgaaaaacctTACTCTCTACTTGTTTCATGCCCTTGCGCAAACCTTTGTCGCGGTGGCGTACTTTGTGATGAATGATCCTTATGCTTTACTGTTTTCCATCTCCGCCTGCAGGAATTGGGCGGAAAAGGGTTGCTTCGTGATCGGGGTAAGCTGCACCTCCTGCATCGGTGCCTCAACTGCGTCCTCTTCCGGCGCTTCGCCCAGCAGCCGTGCCAGATTGCTTTCCTTCCAGCGGCCGCTGTTGCCGTTGATGGTGCGATCCTCGCACACGCACAGGAACAGCGTGTCAACCACCATCTGGAGGAGAGAATGAATGAGAGAATTAAGCGCTTATCTGCGAATAAAATTGTCCCATTATCCCCATACCTCGTAAAGCGACAGAATAATGTGAGCGATGAAGAACGCAAACACGGTTATAATGATCACCGGCGCCATGTAGAAGTGCAGGTCGGGATTGTCGCGCAGCAGCAGGATGCTAATCAGCCCACAAATCGATGCCACCGCCAGCTTGCCAAGGAATAGGACAAAATCACCAATACCATTGATGGTGGCGACCTGCAGTGCGTTCGTGACGAGTGCATTCCAAGCCTGGGAAATGGGAGCCGTAGAAGAAGCAAGAAGAAGATCAATCAAAAAGCCATTAATTGCCACCCTAAGGTCCAGCGAGCCGCACGTACAATCTTTGCAGCGGGACAGAAGTTAACACCCTCGATCGCGATCACGGTGTACGCGTTGTGGTTGAGGTAGCGGATGAACTTCTCCAGCAGCCAGAAGCTACAGATGCAGCACCGCAAACAGCAGCTAGCACATTCCGATCCTTCCTGCTGGTGGCGCTTCAATCTGCAAACGAATAATGGGTGgaattcattttaaaaacctctctcttttttgctgttgaatgtttgctttttttactcACTTCGCGTAGAGGTAGGTAAGGATGAGGCGGGGGATTTTGAAGATCGTAATAATGAGCGAACCCTTCGCAACGGACCCAAGATGGTACTTAACGAGCTTGGCAATCGCGAGCAGGACGGGCGAATCGGTCGGCTTGCGGAAGTACCAGAAAGCGACGGCACCGGCAATGGCTAGCTGCTGGCAGGCGAAGATAAACTCACTCGTCCAGATCAGCCCAATGATGTAGATCCACAGCATGTGTCGCAGCACGTTCACGTCGTGATATTCCACCAATTTGAATGCTGTGTTGTGGGGGGAAAATGTATACACTTAATTGCATCTAGAGCGACCACGTTTCCTTCCATTGCAGTTACTTACACTTGAAGCTGGTATCATTCTTCCCCGCCAGCTCCGGCTTCAGCTTTGGATCGTTCGCAATCGAAGCACTGTCCTCGAGCTGGGCCAACGGAAGCAACGGCTTCACGCCGGGATAGTTGGCGGTGGCCAAGcaaacgaccaccaccacccagaaGGCCAGAAAGATCGACAGTGCGAGAAAGGCGAGCAGCGGCGGTCCGGCCAGCCCCGGCAGCTGCAGCATACACTTGCCCGCCTCCTCGAAGAGGGCCGCCAAGCCGGTCAGTTTCTCGCGCAGATAGTAGATTACCACGAGCAGTATGATCATGATGCAGGTGGCAGCGATCGCGAGCACGTAGATCGTGGCCTCGTTCCGCACCAGCTCCTCCAGGTAGGACAGCTGCTGGTCGGTGTCGAGCGTGTGCTTGGCCTTGTAGTAGCTCCACCACAGCACACCCGTAATGCCGACGCTGGCCACCACCACGATGATGCAGATCAGCCACGACACGATCGTCGCGAGCCAGTGCAGCAGCGCAATCATCACGATCGAAAACACCAGGCTCAGCGCACAGATCAGCACGATCGTGGGCCACGCCTTGTACAGATCGCTAAACACCTGCTGCGTCGCCTCCCAGGAGTTGATCAGTGCGTACATCTTCTTCACCTGCTGCAGCGGCGCGTTCACGCCGGTCGGGATGCAGCGGTGCAGTACCGGCGCCGACTGGTACACCGGGAACGGTGGGCACGGCCCATTGAAGTCGAAGTACTTGGACCCCTGGTTCGCTTCCTGCGTTTGCAGCATGCTCATGTTGAAGTCGTACCGGCAGAGCTTCGTCTTGCGGTCCTCGTAGTAGCGGTACAGTTCGGCCGCGTTCAGCAGCTCGCGCTGGGGACATTCCTTCACGCAGATCTTGAGCGTGTGGCGCAGCTCTTTGATGTCGAGGAAGAACAGGTACGGTTTGTCTTCCGTGTTCATGCCGGACAGGGGAAAGTTGGAGAATTTGTCGTTGCTGCGCACGCCGCACGTGTTGCCGAACGAATCGTACCCATTGATGATGCGTAGCGGATTGCCGTAGATGAAGGAAAACACTGCAATGACGATCTGGGTGGAGGGAGTGAagggaagaaaggaaaacatcAGTTTTGTGTgtcagcagtgtgtgtgtgtgtgtcggcatTCGAAGGGGTCGTAAcacggttggtggtggtggatcaTTAAATTTGACCTTGAAGAGTGAGCGAGTGGAGTTTGTTTTACCcctttttcattttgaaacaagCGACACTCCTTCCGTGGGGAAGTTATTGTCAGGGTCAGGGTGCGATGGAAAACCCATATGTTGCATGTGGCAGGTAATGGGAATTAAAACAAGAAGGGGACAACACCCCAAAACGATTGCATGCCACGGCTTGCTTGGGGGAGCAATCGTGTCAATACACTGTAATTAACTGCACGCACGCGCTTCGATGCAAACTTCGGTTAATAATAGAT encodes:
- the LOC121591864 gene encoding choline transporter-like 1, producing MGCFESKPDQQVQPVTVRSPTDIFWLVLYVVFWIALIVIAVFSFIYGNPLRIINGYDSFGNTCGVRSNDKFSNFPLSGMNTEDKPYLFFLDIKELRHTLKICVKECPQRELLNAAELYRYYEDRKTKLCRYDFNMSMLQTQEANQGSKYFDFNGPCPPFPVYQSAPVLHRCIPTGVNAPLQQVKKMYALINSWEATQQVFSDLYKAWPTIVLICALSLVFSIVMIALLHWLATIVSWLICIIVVVASVGITGVLWWSYYKAKHTLDTDQQLSYLEELVRNEATIYVLAIAATCIMIILLVVIYYLREKLTGLAALFEEAGKCMLQLPGLAGPPLLAFLALSIFLAFWVVVVVCLATANYPGVKPLLPLAQLEDSASIANDPKLKPELAGKNDTSFKSFKLVEYHDVNVLRHMLWIYIIGLIWTSEFIFACQQLAIAGAVAFWYFRKPTDSPVLLAIAKLVKYHLGSVAKGSLIITIFKIPRLILTYLYAKLKRHQQEGSECASCCLRCCICSFWLLEKFIRYLNHNAYTVIAIEGVNFCPAAKIAWNALVTNALQVATINGIGDFVLFLGKLAVASICGLISILLLRDNPDLHFYMAPVIIITVFAFFIAHIILSLYEMVVDTLFLCVCEDRTINGNSGRWKESNLARLLGEAPEEDAVEAPMQEVQLTPITKQPFSAQFLQAEMENSKA